Genomic DNA from Shouchella patagoniensis:
GATGATTTTCGCCGATTAAATAAGCGTCTGCAAGACTATGGCTATTCGGTTATGGCATTTATTCCTGGAGATGTACCACGAGGACCATTATACAGTAGACTACCTACTTTGGAAGACCATAGAGAATGGTCTCCTTTCGCGGCATTTCTTGATTTGTTTATAGGCGAAGGTGTTGAAACAGTTCTTGTTGGGGATTTGGAACTCTCGGATGAAAGTATTGAACAATTTCGTTTATTTCTAGAAGCTGCCTGCATTTTATTACGGGCAGAAGTGAACCATGATATCACTAACCTGGCAGAAGAACATGTAAATCGTAATGATCAAGCACGTGATGTGCTAAGGTCGGCAGAATCCAGATCTTTGGCTACTTACGGTAAAAGAAATGTAACGCCGGAAAATACTGCTGCTAGGCCCTTGGGAACAATTACGGTTGATAACAACCGTTATGGACGTTATCAAGGCGAGGTACAAATTACAAAAAGTGATTTGCGAGCTGATGAAAGGGTAAATGTGGTAGGGCGAGTTATTAGACAAGACCGACCATTGCTTCAACAAATAAAAGGCGGGCAAAAATGGAAATTTAAATGGATGTAAAAGAAGCAGAGCCCTCTGCTTCTTTTTAATGTGTAGGGAATTAATTGCTTCTTGACATTTTTTGTTGCAAATTCACTTCATGCAAAATGATGGAACTTCTTTCTGAATTGTATCGTATAATTAAGTTAGGAAAGTAAAGGGGAGAGTGGAGAGATGATAAAACGAAAACGAATTTGGTTCGTTGCAGTGATGCTCCTACTGTTGGTTACACTCCTTCCTGCACAAGCAATAGCTGAGGTAGCTGTTGATGATGAGGCGGAGTTTTTTACAGCGGATGAAAGAAACGCAATTGAATCAGAGGGATCTGGTACATATTTTAATTATTACGTGCAAACTTTACCAACAGTAGGGAATCAAGACGTAAGTGAAGCGGGTAATTCTTTGATGGATGAGGTAGCTTCTCAAGGTTACGATTTTAGCATTTTTATTGTTGAAGATACATCGGATATTTATTTAAGCGTAACGAACGGTACCGAAGCCAATGAGTTAATTGAAGGTGATGAGAGTGCAATTATTGAGGAAGCATTTATTCCTGCTGCGGTAAATGGTCAAATGGGACAAGGTGTTACGGATCTGATAAACCATATTGAAAGCTTACAAACAAGCTCATCCGTGGCTGTTTACTGGCTCCTAGGAATTTTTGCAGGTGGTGCAGTTATCATTTTTGTCCTAGTGCTTGTATCAAAGAGTCGAGCGAAAAAGAAACGAGTTGAACAGGCAGAAGAGTTGAAAGGTCGGCAAAAACGCGTATTAGCAGATGTGCTCGAACCATATCACCAGGCGAATGAGCGAAGTGAGTTAAGTAGAGGGAAAACACAGCAGCAGTTTATTGATTTGCAGCAGGAGTTCTTCACACTTTTAACAAATGCTAAGGACCAAGAGCAAGAAATTGATCGTTGGGGCGATCAAGTGAGAGGCATAAAGAAAGATGAATTCATGAAAACACTGCGTCAATTCAATGAGAACGTTGACTCACAAGAAAAAGAGCTCGCAGATAAAACAGAGCGTTTGAAAGTGATGATTGAAGAGGAGATGAAAACAGCCGCACTCATTAAGGAATTAGAGGTGCGTGTTAAAGATGTCCGAAAACATGTAGAAGAAGTGCAACAATCATCTGGTTTACCATTAGGTAAATTATTTCAAGATGTAGAAAACGCGGAAAAGATATTAGGTGAAGTTATAGCAGCAGAAGATGCGTTTGATTTCTTATCCGCTTCAGCATTAGTTGATGGTGGTAAAGATGCGGTCCAATTAACCGAGATCCATGTCTCAATCATTAATACATTAATTGAGAAAAGTAAGTTGGTACATGCACAAGCAGACGAACAAGAAAATACAGTGAAACAGATTGTAGAAGATGAAGGGCTCATGTTGGTTGACGAAGATCCATATGCGTTACTTCAAGGAGCGCGAGATGCTTATCCAAAATTTGAACGGGTTTTGGCAGAAGGTGATGCGGCGCGAGGACAGCAACTTTTTGAGTCTATATCCCAAGCGATAAAGGAAGCAAAAACACGGGTAGAACTTCTTATTCAATACCGTGATCAAACGACTGAGTCTCATAAGAAGTTGATGAACGAATTACCAGGTTTCCAACAACTTGATGGAAGATTTAAGGTTGAATATGAAAAGTTACGTTCCGCATATGCGGTGATTCATTGGGA
This window encodes:
- a CDS encoding DUF871 domain-containing protein; translation: MKLGVSVYLAQPFSEQETYLQKVKANGFKVLFTSLHIPEDDASLYAERLQQIAMFAKHHDMELVCDVSPQSLEHLNMTWDEVSALKDWGVTGLRIDYGVSPETIAKIARKMDIILNASTLHDEEIAALSKAGVAPNHVEVWHNFYPRPETGLARDDFRRLNKRLQDYGYSVMAFIPGDVPRGPLYSRLPTLEDHREWSPFAAFLDLFIGEGVETVLVGDLELSDESIEQFRLFLEAACILLRAEVNHDITNLAEEHVNRNDQARDVLRSAESRSLATYGKRNVTPENTAARPLGTITVDNNRYGRYQGEVQITKSDLRADERVNVVGRVIRQDRPLLQQIKGGQKWKFKWM
- a CDS encoding septation ring formation regulator EzrA, coding for MIKRKRIWFVAVMLLLLVTLLPAQAIAEVAVDDEAEFFTADERNAIESEGSGTYFNYYVQTLPTVGNQDVSEAGNSLMDEVASQGYDFSIFIVEDTSDIYLSVTNGTEANELIEGDESAIIEEAFIPAAVNGQMGQGVTDLINHIESLQTSSSVAVYWLLGIFAGGAVIIFVLVLVSKSRAKKKRVEQAEELKGRQKRVLADVLEPYHQANERSELSRGKTQQQFIDLQQEFFTLLTNAKDQEQEIDRWGDQVRGIKKDEFMKTLRQFNENVDSQEKELADKTERLKVMIEEEMKTAALIKELEVRVKDVRKHVEEVQQSSGLPLGKLFQDVENAEKILGEVIAAEDAFDFLSASALVDGGKDAVQLTEIHVSIINTLIEKSKLVHAQADEQENTVKQIVEDEGLMLVDEDPYALLQGARDAYPKFERVLAEGDAARGQQLFESISQAIKEAKTRVELLIQYRDQTTESHKKLMNELPGFQQLDGRFKVEYEKLRSAYAVIHWDGLSEAYEELQEIATEVARKLPTISTLIDSNKQQYKQAYSEMEDVLSRFETMNTLFNKCFHTYETLEKKKSDLKKKLSSLRQELQEIEKEARQQYLSIRTADSSQVERSIKSVEQLMNKSPIDLQASEKQLQETNQMINRLRAEIDRLIKDKKQIEREWQDVASSYQQVARKLTLSFSGSSFKRRFESAEKNVKQYLHEGAYDHARQEIDIARRVIDEMRQEERRMAQSAQSAATRHTIRNVGRGGGFGSGGSSRGGSRGGGSSFKGRGGGSSFKGRGGGRKF